A stretch of the Musa acuminata AAA Group cultivar baxijiao chromosome BXJ2-7, Cavendish_Baxijiao_AAA, whole genome shotgun sequence genome encodes the following:
- the LOC135582139 gene encoding BAG family molecular chaperone regulator 1-like isoform X1: MRSRTGGRAAAAFSPIKESPAAEKAAEWEVRPGGMFVQKRDPDADAAAAPVPTIRVKVKYGAVYHEAYVSSQATFGELKKVLSARTGLHPLDMKLLYKDKERESTAFLDHAGVKDKSKVVLVEDATAQAKRLLEVRKADKMEKATKSISAVSLEVDRLASKVSALDAIVSKGGRVAENDVTNLIESLMNELIKLDAIVADGDVKLQRRMQIKRVQRYVETLDAIKIKNAMPRANGRPQAKEQPQWPHQKSHQPHHHQQQMRDTQNPVRPQMQQKKMHLQQPQNGLPQQPVVVTTNWETFDSLFMPSTTTPTPAASSTPHAKLDWELF, from the exons ATGCGGTCCAGGACAGGCGGGAGAGCGGCGGCGGCGTTCAGCCCCATTAAGGAGTCGCCGGCGGCGGAGAAGGCGGCGGAGTGGGAGGTCAGGCCGGGTGGGATGTTCGTCCAGAAGCGCGACCCCGACGCCGACGCGGCGGCCGCTCCCGTCCCCACCATCCGCGTCAAGGTCAAGTACGGCGCCGTGTACCACGAGGCCTACGTCAGCTCTCAGGCCACTTTCG GGGAGCTGAAGAAGGTGCTGTCGGCCAGGACGGGGCTGCACCCGCTCGACATGAAGCTGTTGTACAAGGACAAGGAGAGGGAGTCGACGGCGTTCCTGGACCACGCCGGGGTgaaggacaagtcgaaggtggtgTTGGTGGAAGACGCCACGGCGCAGGCCAAGCGCCTCCTCGAGGTGCGCAAAGCCGACAAGATGGAGAAGGCCACCAAGTCCATCTCCGCCGTCAGCCTCGAGGTCGATCGGCTCGCCTCCAAG GTGTCGGCGTTGGATGCGATCGTGAGCAAAGGCGGGAGGGTGGCGGAGAACGACGTGACCAATCTCATCGAATCGTTGATGAACGAGCTGATAAAGCTGGACGCCATCGTCGCCGACGGGGATGTCAAGCTGCAGAGGAGAATGCAG ATCAAGCGAGTGCAGAGGTACGTGGAGACACTGGATGCCATCAAGATCAAGAACGCAATGCCGAGAGCGAATGGTCGTCCACAGGCCAAAGAGCAGCCGCAATGGCCACACCAGAAGAGTCACCAACCGCATCATCATCAACAGCAAATGAGGGACACGCAGAATCCGGTTCGACCGCAAATGCAGCAAAAGAAGATGCATTTGCAGCAACCACAGAATGGGCTGCCGCAGCAACCGGTGGTGGTGACGACGAACTGGGAAACGTTCGATTCCCTGTTCATGCCATCCACAACCACGCCTACCCCGGCCGCCTCGTCCACTCCCCATGCCAAGCTCGACTGGGAGCTGTTCTGA
- the LOC135582139 gene encoding BAG family molecular chaperone regulator 2-like isoform X2 produces the protein MRSRTGGRAAAAFSPIKESPAAEKAAEWEVRPGGMFVQKRDPDADAAAAPVPTIRVKVKYGAVYHEAYVSSQATFGELKKVLSARTGLHPLDMKLLYKDKERESTAFLDHAGVKDKSKVVLVEDATAQAKRLLEVRKADKMEKATKSISAVSLEVDRLASKVSALDAIVSKGGRVAENDVTNLIESLMNELIKLDAIVADGDVKLQRRMQIKRVQRYVETLDAIKIKNAMPRANGRPQAKEQPQWPHQKSHQPHHHQQQMQQKKMHLQQPQNGLPQQPVVVTTNWETFDSLFMPSTTTPTPAASSTPHAKLDWELF, from the exons ATGCGGTCCAGGACAGGCGGGAGAGCGGCGGCGGCGTTCAGCCCCATTAAGGAGTCGCCGGCGGCGGAGAAGGCGGCGGAGTGGGAGGTCAGGCCGGGTGGGATGTTCGTCCAGAAGCGCGACCCCGACGCCGACGCGGCGGCCGCTCCCGTCCCCACCATCCGCGTCAAGGTCAAGTACGGCGCCGTGTACCACGAGGCCTACGTCAGCTCTCAGGCCACTTTCG GGGAGCTGAAGAAGGTGCTGTCGGCCAGGACGGGGCTGCACCCGCTCGACATGAAGCTGTTGTACAAGGACAAGGAGAGGGAGTCGACGGCGTTCCTGGACCACGCCGGGGTgaaggacaagtcgaaggtggtgTTGGTGGAAGACGCCACGGCGCAGGCCAAGCGCCTCCTCGAGGTGCGCAAAGCCGACAAGATGGAGAAGGCCACCAAGTCCATCTCCGCCGTCAGCCTCGAGGTCGATCGGCTCGCCTCCAAG GTGTCGGCGTTGGATGCGATCGTGAGCAAAGGCGGGAGGGTGGCGGAGAACGACGTGACCAATCTCATCGAATCGTTGATGAACGAGCTGATAAAGCTGGACGCCATCGTCGCCGACGGGGATGTCAAGCTGCAGAGGAGAATGCAG ATCAAGCGAGTGCAGAGGTACGTGGAGACACTGGATGCCATCAAGATCAAGAACGCAATGCCGAGAGCGAATGGTCGTCCACAGGCCAAAGAGCAGCCGCAATGGCCACACCAGAAGAGTCACCAACCGCATCATCATCAACA GCAAATGCAGCAAAAGAAGATGCATTTGCAGCAACCACAGAATGGGCTGCCGCAGCAACCGGTGGTGGTGACGACGAACTGGGAAACGTTCGATTCCCTGTTCATGCCATCCACAACCACGCCTACCCCGGCCGCCTCGTCCACTCCCCATGCCAAGCTCGACTGGGAGCTGTTCTGA